A stretch of DNA from Glycine max cultivar Williams 82 chromosome 18, Glycine_max_v4.0, whole genome shotgun sequence:
AAGCTTGGTTGGATTTCTCTTGCTTCCAACTTTCTCCAATTGATTGGTTTAAACCACTTGTGGCTTTTAATTTCCTCAACACCCCGAGGTCCACAACCTAAGCGCCTAGCTTGTTCCTTCTGTAGCAGCTGTAACAGggataaccgtcttagattaACTTCTGTTAACTACTAAAGTAGCAATAGTAGAAAAGCTCAAAATAGAATGCAAATCAAGGAATTGACATCtcttgtaaagaaaaaaaattatgaatttttcgACAGCATTTCAAGAAAAGATAAATTCATCTTtggatatgataaaaaaaaaaaaaaatcaatccttTTAAAGTCAATGAAGAAAAAGCTCATAACATGTGCATTAGTGATCATGCTCCAAAGAAACACTAATTATTCTAAGACCCTTCAAGGTAGGGCAATTAAACATCTCATAGGCATGCCTCTATTGACAATAGTATTTTAAAACGGAAAAGTTATCTAGAGCTTATTATGTGCCAAATAATCATGAGATTTAGATGAACTGTTCCAGAACAATCAATGGAAATATCTTCTTTGTGGACTACTGATTACCCCTTTCAACAGTGAATGTGCTTCACTTGACAAAAATGCTGGCAGCTTAATCTTGTCTTTAACTATCTTCTGCTGAATTTTGTCACGGTTTCCACCACAGAAAGGCGGCTGCAAAGGAGGTGAAACAACATAAACAACTATTTTAGCAACTCCAAAAGGACCTAGCAGTTATTCAGTTCCCAAGCCATTACAACTTACAAGCATAACAAACTCTTAAATTACAACTTCTAAGCTTGAAAGCAATTAGttaaattcaataaattgaatatttatacaGTTAAACTTTAAAGATATGAGCATtgtattaatgaataaaaaaatgctttAGCATATACAATCAACCAAGAAGGTACACTATTATCCTATAGccaattaaacatttaaaaaacctTGCGATCATAACTCTATCAGAAAAACCAGTCTTACAAATTAACAAGGAACAAAGAGGCAAACCTTTCCAGTAAGCATCTCAAACAGTAGAACACCTACACTCCACCAATCAGCAGCCTTATCATGGCCTTTGCCAAGAATAATTTCAGGTGCCATGTACTCTAATGTACCACACATCGAATTTGATCTTGTACTCTCTTCAAATTGTTTAGCTAAGCCAAAATCAGTCAACATAACCTAGTAGATCAACAAAGAAATAACTGTTCAGTTACTACAGGTTTCTCAGTCACAATGAAAAACATGAGGGAGGGAGGACAGAGTACATGGCCATCAGCATCCAGTAGGATATTTTCAGGCTTTAGATCCCTATGCATTATTCCATTTGCATGGAGATGGGAAACTGCAGAAACAATCTCAGCTGTATATATGCGTGCTAGATCCTCTCTGAACATTCAACAAAAGAGAACCAGAGATTAATCCTgcagattaaaaacaaaaacagaagaaacaaaaaacctTAAAGTTAAACTCACCTGAAAAGGCCTTGGTGATAAAGCTGGAAAAAGAGATGGCCCCCATTTACAAAATCCAGCACAAGATACAGTCTGTATTTTGTCTGAAAGAGCATAAAGAAGGAAcacatcacttttaatttctatGAATGAGgactattttgttttatatgccAATTAACAAGAGAAAGCACTTTACTTACAAAGAAAACAATTCTGGATAcagaagtaattaaaaaatatatccatTACTTAAACTAACACTGTTCATTTGGATTTTGGGTAACATACAATTATAGATACTATAGCCggaagaaatgaaatgaaaatggcATTGCATATGGAAAGCTACATCACAAAAGACAGATCACCGTACAAAGACAAGCAGTTAAAAACCGTTATTACACATTCGAAATTAAGTACCTGAAAAGAGTATCTGAGTTGAACAACAAATGGGTGTTCTATCTTTGTCCAAATATCCCTCTCAGCTTTCATGTATTCAGCATGGTTCTTCTCCATAATCTTGTCCTTCCGCATAACCTTCATAGCATATATTTCAGAAGTACCCTTTTTCCTCACCTGATAAACTTTTGCAAATGCACCCTGCCCAACAACCTTCAAAATCTCGAAATCGTCAATGCTAACTCTGTGGATCTTCATGAGATTCCCATCTTCATCTTTCAATGATTCCTCAACAAAGGAAGATTCTTTGATGTCTTTAATGGCCTCTCCATTGACATGCTCCACTAGTTCCAATGAATCCTCAGTCTCATGTATGGTGAGTTTGCCAAGCTTAAGTGATTGACTAACACAAGTTGAAGGGCCAACCAGAGAATGTGAGCGAGTGTAAATCACTGGTGGGTCATCATAAACCAGCTCGTTCACTTCTTCCATAGGCTCACTGGTAGTGGAATCAATGTTATTCAAATCTAACGTAACAGGACCAAAGACATCAGAGAAATCCAGCTCAATATGCTCTGTGTTCACAGTATCAACAAGCTTTGCAGGAAAGAGTAACTGAGTCTGAGACGGTTTGTAGCCAGccaaagtaaaagcagaaaacTGAGAGGACACCATTTCTCACACCACTCAACAATAAGGGATCTAAATATGCTGCTGCTGACGACCAAACTAATAAAGACTATAGGTTAACCACCCCGAAGTTTCCCAAAACCTCCACCGCCGATGGATTCCTGTCAATGGCCTGAATCAAGAGAAAGTTGATGTAGGCAAATGGAGTTCCCAAAAATTTTGGCAGCAAGCAGAGCAAAACCCAGCAGAAGAGGTCGTTGTTCTTGTTTCCCGCAACACAGGAAACGAAGTATGCTCCAGTGGTTGTTGAACTCATGAAGATCCAATTGACAATCTGCTTGTCAACTCACCCGGAAAcagaacaaaattgaaaaaaccaAGTCACAACCACAAAAAGCTTTGTTACCATAAGCTAACCTAATCACAATATATAGCAGAAACAGCACTTCCATAAATTACACATCACAATTCGCAACACCTAAATAAGACATTCAAATTCCAAATTCATTTCAATTTCCATTtccaatttataatatttataacatcagaaatgaaaaataaagtaaatatcgATTCTTGCATCATCCAAGAAAGCTATTTAGAATTAAATAACTGAAATCGATATAAACGGGAGCAGATAGCGAGATCTAACTGAAAATTCCGAAACACTGAATCACGGAGCGGTCACAAAGCGCGAAATTAGGTTAGGGTTATAAACTTATCATCAAACAAAAGAGTAACAGAACAAACAATTAACAAACAGAATTGAAATTGAAGGAGATCTAACCgatgaaatcaaaattaaaaacaaaaagaaaatgtttgagagagagagggttAGTACCAGGGAAGGGAATTGGGAAGGGGCAGTGAAAGGAATGCGTTGTTTTGAGGAATATTTGACTCCGCCGTGAGGGACTCGTGTCGCCACTTATAGCATCGTTGAACAATTTATGGTTGTCTTTCTGTTGTTCTTGGACACGTGGCGTTATGTGAGTGGGTTGTGACAGAGTGGATTTTGGAGAAGGTGGGTGCGTGGACCGTGGGCTCGCCTCGCTCGTAGGGGATGCGAATATACTCTTCCTTGAGCTACTATTGGGCTCTGGAGATGGCGCTAGGCCCACTTGTTTTTTTGTTTCGCTTTTTTAGGGAATTTAAATGATTTGCAACAATtctgaagaaaaacaaaattcagcAACGAAAACCGATAGATTGAATGTTGAAACATGTGAGTGCTGTTGACTTGTTATTGTTGTGATAAAAGTCGTAATAACATTAGGCTTAGCAAATAAGTAAATGTTAATCAGTATCCTAATAATAAAAGTTGATAACTTATTATTGTTGTACCGTATGTGAACTAAgtgataaataaatgaaattataattaatatatggtgagaagctaaaatatatttgaaaaatgattGTAAATATAAAGTATGCTGCATTATTAGAATTATCCTTTAatgatttaaaatacaaaaatgaaattttatccTAATAACCCCAAATAGAGCACCTAGGAAGAAAATTCTCACACATCAACAATATAAAACCAACATTTCCTGCTTCATTTGGTTGAGAAATGGTAGAAATAGGACggggggagagagagagagagagagagagagagagagagagagagagagagagagagagagagagagagagagagagagagagagagagagtaaaaaaagaaaaaaaaatgaatgtatttAATAGTGGAGGAACGAAggaggagagaaataaaaatatttggatCTCTAACTTTATGTTTCTTTGAGAGTTATAATGTTAACATGATGATCAAAGGAAAAAGCATGAATTTAAGAaattttgagtttgaattttttctcctcataaaaactaacaaattacatttattaggtgaaaaaatatttgtatatttctcTCCAAAACAGTAAACAGGAAAATGCAGCAGAAAAACTATTCAATGACGAGAGAAACATAATCAAGATTGTCTACAAGCTATTAACCGAAATGATATTTATATGTGAAGATAATTGATTAtggtacaataaaaaaaaaagagattttttattaaataaataatttaattttttttatttctcttctacttatttcttttttattttctctaaaattaaacactttaattttcataactatttttattcACTTTATTTCTCTGTTCTGTGTTTCTATATCTAtcttatttctcttattttcttacaAAGACACTAACAATTGAAATTTACCACCATGTTGTCACACTTCATTCCCACcttgataaaaatgaaacagaaaTTTAGCACAGCTGGCTCTTCTGCTGTGGGTCCTCTCAAGTGAGGAACTTGAGAAATTGTGAGAAATGAGTGGAAATTTGGGTTGAGTCCATGCTAAAAAGATAATGAAATTAAAGAGAGTCACGGTGGCATCCTTTCCCTTCTACACCAAGCAACACCTGGAATTTACATTCCCTGGTTCCTCAAAATGGATCAAATCCAATCCCTGGATTTCAAGCAAAAGATGGAGAATGATAAGACATGAGCTCTTGGGCACAACCAAACCAATTTGAagtagagaaggaaaaaaaaaaaaaaaaagaacaaagcatTATTAGTATGGGCTagacaaaagaagaaaacaatagCTTCGTTATTTATTCCCACCTTCTCTATTTTGTTACGTTCACGTCTTATCTTTGttgtcttttttggttttttacaaaaatttccCTATCGAAAACATGTGTCTGTTGAGATAAATAAACAACGAAAACGTATTTTCGTTAACACAAATACAAATACGCCATAGAAATAAATGTATATAAGATGTTTGAATAAAACCAAAAGGAATTTTATAGATACACACATTGTTATTAGTTTGAATATTGTACATGGTTGTCTGCAGAAACAATTAGTAAACTATTAAATAGTGATTACACACACTTGGCTCATaccaaatcaattaaattggTTTAAGTTTGACCTAAACCAAACTAGTAATCTAACATTCATTGGTTCAAGTATCATCTGTATGTTTTACAACCTGACACGTGACTTAGTTGCATACTTTTATTTCTAGTATTGCTTGTCTTTCAtcattgctttttttttctttttcttttttactcacTATAAACTCTGATCGtagattcaaatattttaaaatcttggttttgaattagattttgattgttggaaaacaaattaaaatttaaaggaatttcatgtttttaaaataatttttaaaattttattatgattgtGGACTTGAAGGACCCAAATCCAACCGGTATGATTTGGTTCAAAAGTTACTTCAATAAATTTATGggtttaatgaaaaaattgtcGAAGTCAAATCAAACTAAAACAAATAACTTTGATTAGTTCGATTTCTACTCTCTCctaaaatcaaaccaaattgaCCTCCTTTAAAATACCTGCAAACCAATGATAAttgttgttataaaaaaaaaacattttaattttcaacatgAAAATCATTTCTAGAATCACAATCAACCATAAAGTGAATACATTTCTAAACAGAAAATCACATGAAACCAAATCAACCTTTAACATTAATACCCAAAATGGCAAcatgtaaataataattaattctaaaCAGATATCATATCGGTACATTTCAAAGTCTTAACTCTGTGTGTCAAGAGAACAAACAAACCTAATCTTTAGCGTTCACCACCAACCAAATACTGAAAATCTCCCTCCCTAATTTTTTTGCACAAATGTTGCAACATTagcatatcatttttttatctataaaaataaaggaTAAGCATCACAAGATTTACAATAGTTCACGCACTCTATTCCATATTAAGTTAAACTACCTTAATGTATATGTTATGCAAACATAACATGTAACAAtgataaaaaatctaattatttgGGTCCTTTTTAATCATATCCGAGTAAAGTATTTTTGAAGAAGAATTATGAATTACTATATAAGAGAAAGAAGATAATTAATGTGCCAATTTTATAATTGGGAGACATTTGGctcaagaaattgaaaaagattCCTAAAATGTGAATTTGAGAACATCATGTTGACATGTTCTGGTAcaagtttttataaaatctaaGAATAATTGAATCATAGGAATATAAAATGATCATATTTGTGTTGCTTTTTTTTCTATGTTGAAAAttggatttttatatttttatgagaatgaaagctattttttataataactatttctCTCCACTTTATTGTtcccaaaaatacaattttatcaCTTGAAACAAACATTGCcttaacatttttcaaaaaaatctttaataatAGGGACTAACATAACAAAAGAAGGTGAAActtcataaataaaattgatgattGACTTGATTGTTTGTATGAAAGGtcaaatgtaagaaaaaaaaaatactaagttagcatctaataaaaaaaggtatttgataaattgatagaaaattttaataatgatatatataataaataatcgCACAAAGCACAATCCTTTTTATCTACGAGAATAATTTTCCACGTCCATTACCATTACTCAGCAGTTTTCTACTTTTCTTCTACACCCACTCCATACATTACTCAACTCATATCCGTTCTGCTTCAACACCGCACATCATTTTCTAATGCTGTAAAATTTGTACCATGCAGCAAGGGGCTCTGTTTCTGCTTTTGTGCGTGGTCTCTCTGTTCCCCCTCACTCACTATGCCTGACTTTCTTGCCACAAACCCCCTTACCATTTCAGCTGCAGAATCTCCAAGATTCCCCTTCCTCCATTCATGCCCAACTCTTACACCAAGACCCCAACTCAACCCGAATTTCCGTATCCCCTTTTCTCCCAAACCATCTAAAAACAAGAGCGTCTCTTTGGCACTGAGCTCCAGGTCGAATGAAGGGTCATCAAGGGGTTATGGCTTTTACAACGAGCTTGAGTTTGAGGACAGAAAGGACAAGACTTTTGGGTTGGAGATGAACCCTGTTGTTGGTGAAGATTCCCAGAGTGAAACTGGGTCAATCCCCTTTGATGGGGTGGAGGGTGGTGATGATAAGGGAGAGGATGATTTGGTTCGGGCTCAGGGGGATGCAGATGGGGATGGGGATGGTTTGAAGAAAGGTTATGATGATGAAGAAGGTGAGAATGAGAAATTTGGAGGTAAACTTAGAGTCAGAAGAGGTAAAGAGGTAATTAGAAGGTCGAATTTGTTGGCCAAGCAAGTGATCAGCATTCACTCTGCCCTTAGTTTGGGATTCGTCTCGCAGCTTTGGGTGGACACAAGCTCTGTGAGTCTTGAAAATAGTTACTGAGTCTTAGTTTTGGGCAGTTTGTTTGTTCGGTTTGCTAGCACGTGTCTAGAATGAatgcaagttttttttattagaatttgttaatggtatttgtttgttttcttgataAGATGATGTCTTATTTGTGGAactaagaaattaatttgtttatgtatttaatCTTTTGATGGATTCCATTTTCAGTGGATGGTGTTATTTGTGGAGGTGAGGCCAAACTTGCTTTCTGGGGATTCAGAGAAATTCCTTCTGGATGATATTAGTCAGGTATAAGAAGTTTGGATTCAGGAGGGATTGACCCCTTTCTCTGTTGAATGTGTATATGCTTGCTTCAAACACACTTAGCCTTAGAATTGCCTTTATATCACTTTTGGggattttttggatttttggcCTGCAATAATATGAAAGACATTACTTGGGAATTTCCCCAGGAGAAGGGGGGTTCTAAACCTTTTTGTCAAAAGTTTCCAATGCACTGTATGTTCTGATGGCAAATCCCAGCTTGGCTTTGTACTTTGACTTGTGGCCATATTGAACTCCTAATAATAAATATGGTGTACCATGTTATCTTGCCAGCAAGTGACTTCTCGGGCATTTCACTATATCTAGTATTCTGCCTGTTCCTTTTTCAGGTTGGAGATGTTGTCCTTGTCCAGGATGAAAGTGTGACAGACAATGAATTTAAAATGGTTGGCTTGGAGACACTGGTATGTTTTACTGTGTTATACAACTCAAACTTgtgaattattttcttttacattatttaGTTGAGTTCATTATCTGGCAGAATATGGATAAGAACTAGTCTTTAACAATATGTATTATGTGGTACTCAAAATCTGATGTGCTGCTGAAACTGTGCAGATTGATTATGTTTTGTGCAAAGACTGGAATCTTGCCTTACATGGAAATATTTAGATTGTTTAAAGTATTCAGGAATATACcagtgaatttttttccatGGTTTGTAAATTATGTGAACATAACCTCTGATAATTTCATGTTGTCAGATGTTTATTTATGGATTTGGTTAGGAGAAATGGAGAATTTGATCTCTCCTCTTTTGAATACTCTTTCGTTTTCActgaagagtaaatttttctaTTTGAATATTTATGATTGTGGATCtcaaaaacttttatttgaatGTGTTCTATATATCCTCACATGGGTTATCCAGTtgtaatataagattttattttatagctAACAGTAGTGGATTTAGGTGACAATGCACGCTTAGCGTACATCTTAAGCCTATCCAAGTACCTATCAGACTAGTTAAAGCAGTAATTTGCAAACCTTATTAGGTTTGATTCAAATTTCTTTATTAGTTATcacaaatcatatttaaataagGCCAAACCTACTACTAAAGGTGGATTGGAATAAAGAATTTCTTTGTGACTTTGGTTCTTTGAGAACTACGAACTTAGTTGATTCTCTCAGTGGTGTTCAATCAGAGTAAGAAGACCACGACTTGTTGCTTAGCAAAGTAAAAACCTTGGTATAGGGCATGGATAGTCAACACCACAACTAGATAAAATTACCTAGTTGATAAGTTGGATGAACATACCATTGAAAGAATTGGATAAGTTCATACCTCTTGGATTCACATCACTAGTGTGCTTCACCGCTTGACACTAGGTAATTGcaatgaatttttctttaaatttttttcaaaatgaatttgGCATTTAAATTGCCAGCTGGGTggcttgaattttttatttttattattttcagtgAAGAGGGAAATCATCAAGCCATTAAACTAACATTGGTAGTTTAGTAGATGTGACTTACAAAGTATGTTAAATCTCATAATCAATGTTTTGAGCTATCTTAAGCAAGAGAGATAGAGATAGAAGCAAGACATGATTCAAAGTTTCAGACAGCTGAAAAAATAAGGGGCAATAATATAAAGAAGTTGgaatcaattattaaaaatttaaaagttaaaaacaataACTGGTTCTTGGTAATTGGTTAAGTTTAATGAGACAGaaggtataaaaaaaatgttggtgaTAGAGCATTTTCcagattttgttatttttttataattatttatcatgttGAAAATGATAGTTGATTCAATTACTTAATAGTAAACCTTAGATCAATGACTTGTTGTGATCAATTATATTCTatcaatttgaaaattgaaaagtgCTCTTTTATGGAAATTCTGGTTTTCCACACTTTTATCTAGAATTCTAGTACCTTTATATGTCTTTTCCCCTAACCTCCTCTGTTACCCTTTTCAACTAGTACATAGGAAGTGATCCCGCAGATTTTTGGCATCAATCTAGGCTTGTTTACCATGTCTCTCAAATTGATATAAGTTAGGGGATATcttaattt
This window harbors:
- the S6K1B gene encoding S6 Kinase 1 gives rise to the protein MVSSQFSAFTLAGYKPSQTQLLFPAKLVDTVNTEHIELDFSDVFGPVTLDLNNIDSTTSEPMEEVNELVYDDPPVIYTRSHSLVGPSTCVSQSLKLGKLTIHETEDSLELVEHVNGEAIKDIKESSFVEESLKDEDGNLMKIHRVSIDDFEILKVVGQGAFAKVYQVRKKGTSEIYAMKVMRKDKIMEKNHAEYMKAERDIWTKIEHPFVVQLRYSFQTKYRLYLVLDFVNGGHLFFQLYHQGLFREDLARIYTAEIVSAVSHLHANGIMHRDLKPENILLDADGHVMLTDFGLAKQFEESTRSNSMCGTLEYMAPEIILGKGHDKAADWWSVGVLLFEMLTGKPPFCGGNRDKIQQKIVKDKIKLPAFLSSEAHSLLKGLLQKEQARRLGCGPRGVEEIKSHKWFKPINWRKLEAREIQPSFRPEVAGVHCVANFEKRWTDMPVVDSPAASPNGGNPFKDFSYVRPAASFLQRNNPAY
- the LOC100806448 gene encoding uncharacterized protein isoform X2 → MPDFLATNPLTISAAESPRFPFLHSCPTLTPRPQLNPNFRIPFSPKPSKNKSVSLALSSRSNEGSSRGYGFYNELEFEDRKDKTFGLEMNPVVGEDSQSETGSIPFDGVEGGDDKGEDDLVRAQGDADGDGDGLKKGYDDEEGENEKFGGKLRVRRGKEVIRRSNLLAKQVISIHSALSLGFVSQLWVDTSSWMVLFVEVRPNLLSGDSEKFLLDDISQVGDVVLVQDESVTDNEFKMVGLETLVGYKVVTPSRRNIGKVRGYTFGINSGAVEELELDSFGLSIIPSSLVRGGFFVR
- the LOC100806448 gene encoding uncharacterized protein isoform X1, with amino-acid sequence MPDFLATNPLTISAAESPRFPFLHSCPTLTPRPQLNPNFRIPFSPKPSKNKSVSLALSSRSNEGSSRGYGFYNELEFEDRKDKTFGLEMNPVVGEDSQSETGSIPFDGVEGGDDKGEDDLVRAQGDADGDGDGLKKGYDDEEGENEKFGGKLRVRRGKEVIRRSNLLAKQVISIHSALSLGFVSQLWVDTSSWMVLFVEVRPNLLSGDSEKFLLDDISQVGDVVLVQDESVTDNEFKMVGLETLVGYKVVTPSRRNIGKVRGYTFGINSGAVEELELDSFGLSIIPSSLVSTYSLLVEDVLEVVSDAVVVHEAAALRIQRLSKGFLGNQNVRVSVDDFEDFDSEQSDTYGPISRRRKSFGRKKPSHRDWDDEDNWELPMDYL